The Paenibacillus sp. RC334 nucleotide sequence ATTTCAGCATCTGTCGTAAGCTTGCCGAACACATCTGCTTTTGATCAGCAGAACGAAGCTTACAAAGAAAGAGTCTTGCCCAAAGCAATACGTGCCCGCGTCGGCATTGAAATGGGGGCAAGCTTTGGCTGGGAACGCTATATCGGACTGGACGGAAAGATGTTAGCCATTGATCGTTTTGGCGCATCCGGTAAAGGAACCGAAGTTGTAGAAGCCTTTGGCTTTAACGCAGCCAATATCGTTGCTTTAGCGAAAGAGGTACTTGCTGAATTAAGGAAATGATAAGAAATTAGAAACACTGAAAAGGCGCAAACACGCTACTAAGCAGTTACGCAAAAAAAGTCGTTCATTAGATCAATCTGATGAGCGGCTTTTTTGATATGTTTCTACACGATGTAACTGAACCACATATGTGTGCGTGTCATTATTCATTGTTTAAAATCTCTTTAACAATATTTTTCGCTAGCTTAATTTTTTGAGGGTTTGACTTTCTAAGCAATGTTAGTATTTCATTTAGTTCGGCTTCATGCTTTGTAACCTTAATTTCCTCATTTACATAAGCAAAAAGCTGAATCAAATTAACATCCAGTGCATTTGCAATTTTAGCTATATTTAATAAGGATACGTTCTTTTCCCCACGTTCAATCTGCCCTATGTATGAAAAATGAAATCCGCCTTTTTCTCCAAGCGATTCCTGAGACAAGCCCTTTTCTTTTCGCAAAGCACGTATTCTGGCACCCACTAATTTGAGAACTTCTTTATCTTCCATCGTCTACACCTCACTATTCTAAAAGTGTAGACAAGATATCTAAAGGAAAACATTGAATGATGAATACAATAAATATTAATGATATCTATAAGTATTATTTCAGGATATAATAAGACTAATATTGAAATTCTCTGGAGGAATAGATATGAAAAAAGATCCTTCT carries:
- a CDS encoding helix-turn-helix transcriptional regulator — encoded protein: MEDKEVLKLVGARIRALRKEKGLSQESLGEKGGFHFSYIGQIERGEKNVSLLNIAKIANALDVNLIQLFAYVNEEIKVTKHEAELNEILTLLRKSNPQKIKLAKNIVKEILNNE